In the genome of Planctomyces sp. SH-PL62, the window GAGGAGCAGACCGACGACCTCCCGCGACGCAAGTCGGGCCGCAACGCCGCCGCCCTGGCCGACGACCACGGCGGAGCCCCCGCCCCGACGGCCGAGGCCCCCGAAGCCGGACCGGCCGAAGGTGAGGGCGAGGGCGAAACCGAAGGCCAGGCGATCGACGCCGGCGGCGAAGAAGACTGGAACGAGACCGAGACCGAAGAGGAAGGGGGCCCGCGCGGCGGGCCAGAGGACGAGTTCGATCCGGAATCGACCGGCGACCGGGAGTCGGCCTTGCCCGCCGAACTCCGCGGCGCGATCGATTCCGACCCCCCTTACGATGACGAGGACCCGGACGCCGAGACGGACGGGGACGAGTCGATCGAGGGGGCCGAGCGGCGTGACGTGGCCCTCGCCGAGGAGACCGGCGGGCTGACCACGAACGGCCGCGAGGTGACCTCGGCGCCGGACGACGCCGAGCAGTCGGAGACCCTCCGGCTGGTGATGAACGTGGTCGAGGGGGACGACCCCCCGGTCCTCGACGAGGACCCCGGTCGCGACCCGAAGGTCGCCGAGACCGCCGACGACGACGAGGAGTCCTGAACCGGCCCAACCCGCGCGGCGGGGCCCCCCATCGGGGCCGCGCCCCGGGGGAGACCCGGACGCCGGCGAACGCCGGCGGCAATGCTGACCCCGCAATCTGAGGTTCGCCGCACCCGACCCCCCAATCCAGACCGACTCGACCCGACCCGACTCGAGCCCTGATGCGAGCCGGCCCCCGACCTCGACCCCGACGACCGACGCCCCCCGCGGCGTCGACCCCCGTCGCCGGCGGGCCCGCCCCCTCACAGGCGCGTTGGAATCATCCGGATAATCGCCGCCGCCCCGATCGGGCTCGCCGCGCGACCGACCACCTCGCTACAATCGAAATATCCAGAAGACATTCGTTTCGGGTCGCGGCCGTCGCGGCCAGCCGGAGCCGGTTCCGGGGAGGAGTCGCCTTTGTCCACGCGTGTTCACGAGTTGGCGAAAGAATTGGGATTGAAGAGCCAGGACTTGCTGGATCGGATCCACAAGTGGAACCTGGACGTCAAGGCGAACGCCTTGGCCGTCGTCGATCCCCCAACCGTGGAGCAGATCCGGGAGCTGTTTGGGCGCGAATCGAAGGGGGGGGCCGGATCGGCCCCCAAGCCCTCGCCCGCCGCCGAGGAGCCCACGCGACGGCCGGCCGCCAAGGCCGCCGAAGCCACGCCCGCGAAGTCGCCCTCCGCCCCCCCGGCCGCCACGGCGCCCACCCCGACCCCGACCGCCGAGGTCGCGGCCCCGAAGCCCCGGCCCCCAAGGTCGCCGCCCCGTCCCCGGTGCAGCCGGCCGCCGAGGTCCCGGCCCCCAGGCCGCAGCCGCCGCTCCGACGCCGCCGACCGCCGAGGTCGCGGCCCCGAAAGTCTCGAAGGAGGCCGCCGCGAGCCCGGCGGCCACGGGTCTGGGCCCGACGCCGACGCCGGCCCCCGGACGCGCCGCGCCCCTTTCGTCGCGGTCGAGCGGTCCCCTTTCCGGCCACACGCCGCATCGCAGCGGCGGCCCCTCGCCGACGTCCCGGACGTCGCAATCTCCCTCCTCGCAAGGCCCCGCCCCGGCTTCCCCCCAGCACCCCGGGGGAGGATCGGCGTCCACCCAACCTCTGAAGCGGAGCGAATACATGACTTCGGCGGGAATCCGCCCCCCGGTCCAGCGGACCGGGACGCATTCGGCCCCCTCGGCCGGCGGCCGCAGGCCCGGCGAGGAAGTCCGACGCCCGACCGACGACGCCGCCGCCGAAGGCGCGCGCCGCGACGCCTCCGGGCCGCGCCGTCCGCTCCCCCCGGTGGCCTCCATGCAGCCTCAGGGGGCCCGGCCTCAGCAGGCGGGTTCGCCCGTCCGTCCCCAGGCCTCCTCGCCCGAGGTCAAGAGCCAGCGTCCCGAGAAGCGGATGACCCGCGAGGACATGCTGGCGCTGATGCGGTCGGGCCAGATCGGGCCCAACGCCGCGCCTCCGGCGCGTCCCAGCGGCCCGCTCCGCCCCGGCGGTCCCGGGCTCGCCGCCCGACCCGCCGGCCGTCCCGGCCCGCCGCCGTCGGGCCCCGCGAGCGGCCCCAGCCGCGGCCCCGTCGCCCGCGGCCCGGCCCCCGGCGGGATCGGCCAGGCTCCGGCGCCGCTCACCCCGCCGACCGAGGATGAAGAGGAACGCAAGAAGGGCAAGGGGGTCGGCTCGTCGGCCGACCGCGCCGGCCGTCGCGCCCGCCGCAACGAGCGCGCCACCGATCGCCGCGTGACCTCGCCGCTCCCCGCCGCCGCGCTGCTCAACGACGACGACGAGGCGCGTCGCGGCCGTTCCGGCCGCCGCCCCCACCACAAGGCCGGGGGCCGCCACGCCTCCGCCGCCCAGGCGCGAAAGTCCCACGCCGAGGTCGAGGCCCCGATCACCGTCCGGACGCTTTCCGAAGCGCTGGGGATCAAGGCCAACGACCTGCTCCGCAAGCTCATGGCGTTGGGCCAGATGGCCACCATCAACGCCAACATCGACGACGAACTGGCCGTCATGCTGGCGATGGAATTCGGCATGACCCTCGACGTGGTGCACGAGCGCACGGCCGAGGACGACTTCATGCAGGCGTTCGCGCCCGTCGAGGAGTCGGGGAACCTCCAGCCCCGCCCGCCGGTCATCACGATCCTGGGCCACGTCGACCACGGCAAGACCTCGCTCCTGGACCGGATCCGCACGGCCAAGGTCGTCGAGAGCGAGAGCGGCGGCATCACCCAGCACATCGGCGCCTATCAGGTCGAGTACAACGGCAACCCGATCACGTTCGTGGACACGCCGGGCCACGAGGCGTTCACGGCCATGCGGGCCCGCGGCGCCAACGTGACCGACATCGTGGTCCTGGTGGTCGCGGCCAACGACGGCGTGATGCCGCAGACGGTCGAGGCCATCGCCCACGCCAAGGCGGCCGAGGTGCCGATCGTCGTGGCGCTGAACAAGATCGACGTCCCCAACGTCGACACCGCCGCCAACATCAGCAAGATCTACGGCGAGCTGTCCCAGCAGGGCCTGAACCCGGTCGAATGGGGCGGCGACGTCGAGGTCGTGAAGACGTCGGCCACGACCGGCCTGGGCGTCTCCGACCTGCTCGCCACCCTGGAGACGATCGCCGAGCTCCACGAGTTGAAGGCCGATCCCGACCGGCCGGCGACCGGCACCTGCCTGGAGGCCTCGATCTCCGAAGGCCGGGGCGTGATCGCCACCGTCCTGGTCCGCGAAGGGACGCTCAAGGTCGGCGACGTGGTGGTCTGCGGCGACGGCTACGGCCGCGTCCGCGCCCTCTTCGACGACCGCGGCCGGCTGGTCGAGAAGGCCGGCCCGTCGTTCCCGGTGGAGATCTCCGGGCTCGACGTGGTCCCGGTCGCCGGCGAGAACTTCGCCGTCACCGACGACCTCAGCCGCGCCCGCGAAGTCGCCGAGACCCGCCGGCTCCGCACCCGCGACGCCGCCCAGGCCGAGCGCCAGACCGTCACGCTCGAAAATCTGTACAACCGGATGGCCGAGCGCAAGGTCAAGTCGCTCAACCTGATCATCAAGGCCGACGTCCAGGGCTCGATCGAGGCCATCGTCAAGGAGCTGGAGAAGCTCGAGAACGCCGAGGTCCCGATCCGCGTCCTGCTGAAGGGGGTCGGCGGCATCAGCGAGAGCGACGTGATCCTGGCCGACGCCTCCCAGGCGATCATCATCGGCTACCGCGTCGCCCCCGAGGACCGGGCGATCACGATGGCCGACGATCGGGACATCGAGATCCGCCGCTACGACATCATCTATCAGGTCACCGACGACGTGAAGAAGGCCGTCGAGGGGATGCTCATCCCCGAGATCAAGGAAGTCCACCTGGGACGCGCCGTCGTCCGCCAGGTCTTCCGGATCTCCAAGGTGGGCGCCGTCGCCGGTTGCTTCGTCACCCAGGGCGTCATCGAACGCTCGGCGAAGGTCCGCCTGATCCGCGAGGGCCGCGAGATCTACAAGGGGGCCGTCGACGCCCTCAAGCGGTTCAAGGAAGACGTCAAGGAAGTCCCCCAGAACTTCGAGTGCGGCATCAAGATCACCAATTTCGACGACGTGAAGGCCGACGACGTGATCGAGGCCTACCGCGTCGACGTGATCCGCCGCACCCTGTAATCGTCGCAACGAACGGGCCCCGCCTCCCGCTTCCGTCGGGCCGGGCCGAGCCGGATCGGGCGTTTCCAACGCCCCCCGGCCGGCCCGATTCGTCGTGAAAGGGAGGCGCGGCCCCGCCTCGTCCCGGGCCGTTCGGCCCGACGAACATCCGACCAACCGATCGATCGACCGACCGACCAAGGAACGCCCCCCGATGCCGTCCCACCGCAGCCTCCGCATCGCCGAAGCCATTCGCGAGGTGGTCGCCACGGCCGTCCTTTTCGAAGTGGCCGACCCCCGCATCCAGGGCGTCACCGTCCTCGGCGTCGAGGTCACGCAGGATCTCCGCGGCGCGACCGTCTACGTCACGGTGATGGGCTCGGAGGCCGATCGCAACCAGGCCATGAAGGGCCTCCGCAGCGCCTGCGGGTTCGTGCAGTCGCGGGTCGCGGCCCGGCTCCAGATCCGCTACACCCCGATCCTCAACTTCAAGCTCGACGAGAGCGTCAAGAAGTCGGTCGAGATGGGCCGGCTGATCGAGGAGGCCGTCTCGGCCGACAAGAAGCCGGGACCCCAGGCCGACGACCTCGAAGACGACCTCGACGACGACGATGAGGAAGGCGACGAAGAGGAAGACGGCGACGACGAGGCCCCCGACGGGGCCGACTCCCCGAACGACGACGACGACGACGACACCCAGGATTCCTGAGCGTCCCCGTCCCATCCCGACGGCGGGCCGGGCGTTTCGCCCCCGCCGGACGCGGAGCCGGCGTCGCCCGCACCGCCCGGCCCGGACGAAGCGCACCCAACCCCCGACAGGTCCATGGCGACTCAAAGCAAAACCCAGTATCTCGCCGATCTCCAGGCCTTCCTCAAGCGCCGGTACAAGCCCAAGGCGGAGCCGGCCGTGAGCCGGCTCTCGGTGATCGACGCCGTCGTCTACGGGATCTGCCACGAGGACACGACCCGCGAGCAGGCCAACCAGGCCCTCTCCCGGTTCAAGGACCAGTTCTTCGACTGGAACGAGGTCCGCGTCAGCCCGCTGGAGGAGGTCCGGGAGACCCTGGCCGACGTCCCCGACGCCGCCGCCCGCGCCCAGCGCATCCGGCGGTTCCTCCGCCAGCTCTTCGAGAAGACGTACAGCTTCACCGCTCTCGAGCAGCTCGCCAAGAAGCCGCTGAAGGAAGCCCTCAAGACGCTCCACCCGTTCGAGGCCTTCCACTCGGACTACGTCACCGCCACCGTCGTCCAGCAGGCCCTCGGCGGCCACGCCATCCCGATCGACGAGGCCACCCGCAAGACGCTCGAACAGCTCGGCCTCCACGAGCCCGACGTCGCCACCCTCCGGGGCCTGGTGGAACGCGCCATCCCCAAGAATCGCGGCGCCGAGTTCATCGACCTCCTCGAAGACATGGCCCACGACCCGGCCATCGTCACCGACCCCAAGGTCCCCCGCTGGGAGCACCAGGGCAAGCCCGCCAAGCCCGGCAAGGACGCCGTCGAGGTCCCCGCCAAGGAAGCGAAGGCCAAGGACAAACCCAAGGAGAAGGACAAGGAAGCCCCGGCTCCCGAGCCCGCGCCCGCGCCCCTGCGGGTGAAGAAGGCCGCGCCGAAGGAACCCCCCGCCCCCCCCAAGAAGGGCGGCAAGGGGAAGCCCGGGGAGAAATGATCCGGGCCGTCACGGATTCCGGGGAGCCCTCCACGACGACGGCCTTCCCCCCGTCGCGGGGGAGAAAGACCCCAAGGGGGTCGGATGCGGGGATGACGAGCCGGGAGGTCGTCGGAATCCGCGATCCGGCCCACCGAAACGCCGACGGCTCTCGCACTCGTCGCCGCCTCATTCGCCGCCGCGAGGCGCCTTCCCCACCAGGGGGGAAGGCGTGATGCCGACGGCCTCCGTCATTGCGGAGGGACCGAAACGCCGGCGGCATCCCGGCTCGTCCTCCGCTCATCCGGTCCTTCGGGCCACCTTCCCTCGCGAGGGGGAAGGGCGTTTCGGCTCGGAAGACGGGCCGGTCGAGGGTGATCCGGTCGCGGGATGGAAGGGACGGCTCAGTCGCCGCTCTTCACGGCGCCTTTCGGCTTCTTCCCCTTGGCGTAGACGGGCGTGCCCCGCTCCTCGGCCTCGATCCGGGCGTCTTCCGACCTGATCGTCTCCAGGTCGTCGGCGGAAAGCGGCGGGAGCTTGTCGGGCGCGTAAGCGGGGTGGCTCGCCGCGTCGTCGCAGGCCGCCGGGACGACGGCGGCCAGCAGGAACAGGGCGGCCCGAAGGCGTGGGCTGATCATTGGAGGTCCTCGCGGGTCGGTCGTGTCGGGTCGGGATCAGTAGGAGTCGCTGCTGATCGGCTCGCCGTCGTCGATGACGGCCAGCTTGCGGAACGTCCCCGCGTCGATGGTGAACTTCACGAACCGCACCGAGCCGTCGCAGAGCAGCATGTTGGCGCCGCCGGGGTGCGAGCTGCCGAAGGTCCGGCGCCAGATGGAGTTCCCCCCCGGGGTCGCGGGCGTGGCGCACGCGCCGGTGCCGTTGGGCGCCTGCTGGTCGGGCTCGGGGACGAAGTGGTAGCGGATCGCGTCTTCATCCCAGCCGGCGTTGTTCCAGCGTTCGTTGTCGCCGCCCTCGGCGCCGTGGCGGTTGGGCGGGAGCCCCTTCTCGCCCATCAGGATCGAGTTGCTGGCGCCGTCGGTGATCTCGGCGAGCCGCCGCTTGGCGCCGCGCCCGGACCAGGCGATGGCGCCCTTGTGGCCGCCCGTGTTGGACTGGTTGACCGTGGAGCGTTCGTCGCTGTTGGGCGTCGCCCCATTGGGCGGGGGGGGGATGAACCGGCCGGGGTCGGCGTTGCCGCCGTCGCAGTCGATCGACTGGCCCTGGAAGAACCCGGCGCAGCCGGCGTAGTCGTTCTTGGCCGTGGCGGTGACGGGATTGGCCCCGTAGCGCTGGGGCGCCCGGCGGCTCGGGCAGTACTGGTAGGGGATCGCCACCCGCGACACGTCGAGGTCGCCGTTGAGGTTCTGGCCCCCGTTGTAGGGGAGCATCGCGAAGTTGGCGAGGTTGTAGACCGCCTGCTGCTCGGTGTACGGGAGGATCTTGAAGAACTGGTTCCAGCCGTCGGGGTGCCAGGCGTTGCAGCAGGTCGTGGCGCCGTAGGACGGCGAGACCTCGTCGTAGTTGTAGCCGCTGGGGTCCGGCGCGCCCGAGCTGGTCACGCCCTGGGGGTGGCCGTCGAACGGACCCTGGGGGAAGTAACCGTTGGCGCTCTCGAAATTGTGCACGCCGAGGCCCAACTGCTTCAGGTTGTTGGTGCACTGCGTGCGACGGGCGGCCTCGCGGGCGCTCTGCACGGCCGGGAGCAGCAGCGCGATCAGCACGGCGATGATCGCGATCACCACCAGCAGCTCGATCAGCGTGAAGGCGGGCCGGCGGGGTCGGGAGTTCAAGCGGTTCTTCGACACGGTCTCGTCACCTCGCAACCAGGGGAAGGATCGATCGAACGGGGGCGTTTCCCCCCTCGCGTCGCATCCTAGCGTCCGGTTTCGAAGGTCTCGCGCGGAGTCCGGGAAACCCGCATGGTTAAGCCGAGAAGCTTTCGAGAAGGTCGCATCGAAGCGCCCGAATCCCGTGGCGGGATCGTCGAGGTCCGCTTACCTTGGGGTCGATCGCCGGCCCGACGGCCGGGCTGACCAGAATTTTCCCGCCCGGAGAATCGCCATGCCTCGCGTCCTCGCGCCTCTCGTCCTCGCCCTGTCCGTCGCGGCCTTCGGGCCTTCGCCTGCGGGGGCCGAGGAGGTGGAGAACCCCGTCTACACGAGCTGGACCCGCTGCCGGCCGGGGACGACACTGGTCGTCCGGGAGGTCGCCGAGAGCGAGGCGGGGGGCGGCGAGCGGGTCGTCACCACCAAGCGGCGGGTCCTCAGGTCGGTCGACGACCGGAAGCTCGTCGTGGAGGAGTCGACCGAGGTCGAGTCGTCGGCCGGCACCAGCCAATTCGGCCCCCAGGAGTACACCCACCGCCGGACGATGTTCCTGCCCGAGGGCGTCGACAAGGCCCGGCTCGGCCGCCCCCAGAAGGCCGACGCCCAGGGCGAGGAAGACGTCGAGGCCGCCGGCCGGACCTTCCACGCCGAGTGGTTCGACACCAAGGGCCAGACCGAGGCCGGGCCGTCGAACGTCCGCGCCTGGTACGCCGACGACTGCCCCGGCCTCCTGGTCAAGTCCGTCACCCGCGTCCCGGCCGCCCGGAAGCTCACCACGACGACGGTGGTCGAGTACAAGACCCCCTGACCGTGCCGGTCCGCTCCTTCCTTCGCCTCAACGCGCCGCGCCGACGTCCGTCGCGGCGACTCCCTCGATGCGCTTGCCCGAATCGACGTCGAACGTCCCGAGGTCGACGGGCTCGCCGGCCTCGACGTTCAGGTCGCGGACCAGGTCGAAGCCCTGGAACCCGCCGGGGACCTTGATCCAGCCGAAGCCCTTGCCGCCCCGGCCGTCTTCGTGCGTGAGGTTCATGGCGAAGAGCCGACATCCGGCCCCCCGATACGTGAAACACTTGAACCGCCCCTGGGAATCCAGTTCCGACCACGTGATATCCATGGGACGTGCGAACGGCTGATTTCCGGGGTCGATCTGGACGGAAATCTGACCTCGGGCCGGCTTCCCGTCCGCATGGACCAGCCGGCCCGTCAGCGGGACGATCGGGGCCAGCAGGACGGTCCTCGCCGGCGTGTCCGGCGGCGTGTCGCCGGACACGGTGACGATCACGCCGAGATTCCGGTCGAAGTTCTGGACGATGACCACGCGCGTCTCGCCCGGGTCGAGCCCCAGAATCCGCGCCTCGGCCCTCGGCGGGAGGAACCCTCCGCCGAGATCGGTCGGGACACGGTTCTGGAGCTGTTGCGCGGGGACCGGCGAGCCGTCCTCGTCGACGAACTTCAGGGCCACCGACGCTCCCCGGACGACCGCGATTGCCCCCGCCGAGGCCGAAGGGCCGTCGGCGGCGTCGACTCCCTTCAGGGAGTGGAACGACCCCGGAGGGATGCGGACGTAAGTGGCCAGATGATCGGAGTCCGCGAGCCGTTCGAGCGTCTCGGCGCCGATCCGAGTCCGATAGCGGAAGTCGTCGGCCTTGACCAGCACCACGCCCCGTCCAGGGACGCCCAGCACGCGGAAGTGACCCTGGGCGTCCGTGCGGAACCGATCGCCGTGCAGCCGGTATCCGTAGCCGATGGCACCCGGATTCGCAGCGAGGCAATCCGTCGCGCGGGGGTTGTCGGCCGCCGGGACGTAGTCCAACCGTGCCGCGACCGGCTGGCCGTCGGCCTGGTCGACGACCTGGCCCTCGATCCAGACCCCGCGCTTGAGGGCCACGTCGAGCCTCGTCGGGCCGTCGACCGGGGCGGCGGGGACCTGCAAGTGCGTGGAAACGAAGTAGGGCTGGTCGGCGGCGGGATAGACGAAGAGGACGCGTTGCTCATCACCGGTCGTCGGCAGGCCGAGGAGCCGATATCGGCCCTCGGCGTCGGTCCAGGCACCGTCTCGATCGCCGACCGGGCGGGGCCAGTCCCAGTCCGCCGTCGCGGTGACGAACGCGCCGGAGATCGGCGAGCCGTCGGCGGCGTCGCGGACGATCCCCTCGACGGCCCGCGACGGGTCCACGGCGATCGTGCAGGCAGCCCCCTGGATCTCGGTGAAATCGAGGATGCCGAAGCGGAGATCCTGGAACTGGTAGAGGTTCGGGAGTCGGGTCCGATCCATCGCCCGGGTCAGGACGAGAGCGTGCCGAAGCGCCGCGTCGGGGCCGGAGATCGCCAGGATCGCCAGGGAGTCGCGGCCCAGCCCCGTGAAGCGGAACCGGCCGTCGGCGTCGGTCTCGACCTCGTGGGGCGACGGTAGCAGCCCGTTGGTCGACCAGCGATCCGACGTGCTCCAGGGCTGGGCCGGATCGGCCGTCTTGCCGGACCTGAGGAAGAAGACGTCTCGCAGCCGGATCTTCGCGCCGGGGACCGGGTGGCCTTCCGAATCGACGACGCGGCCGTCGATCGGCGGCCCCGGCTCGCCGAGCTTCACCATGCCGTCCGCGCCGGCCGCTCCGGGGCCGAATCCCTCGGCGAGGGCGACGATCGGCGTCCGGGCCTTCGGATCGAACGGGGGGCCGCCGAAGGCGTCCAGCTCATACCGGCCCTCGGCGTCGGTGGTCGCTCGCCGTTGCTCATCGACGGGGCCTCCGGTCGCCCCCTGGCGCGTGCTCCAGGCGAGCACCGAAGCCCTCGCGACGGGCTTGCCCGAACGGTCGACGACCCGGCCTCGGAGCCGGTCGCCTTGCGGGACGTCTGCTTTCGCGGCGGCCGGTTCCTCGGTTACGGCTCGCGGCGGATCGCCGAACCGCAGCAGGCCGGCGAAGGCCGTCGAGGCCAGGCCGACGATCGCGACGGCGAGGACCGCGCGGCGGCCGACGCGGGTGGAGAGGGTCCGCGAGGGGTCGAGGATCCGGGCCACGCGACGGGCCAGGAGCGACCGCAGCGAGATCATGCAGACGACGGTCGGGGAAGGGGGGGGCAACGCCCGACCGGCCAATTCGACGAGCCGTTCGGCGTAGCTCGTCCGGTCGGCGCCGAACGACACCACCACATCGTCGCAGACCTCCTCGGCCGTCGACTCGATCCGCCGGGAGAGCGCCCAGAGGAGCGGCTGGCCCCAGAGCGCCGCCTCGGCCAGCCGCCGCGTCAGGTTCCACCAGCCGTCGCGGCGGGCCAGGTGCGCCAACTCGTGGACGAAGGCGTCGCGCGGGTCGTCCGCGCCTTCCGGCAGCAAGATCATCGGCCGGGTCAGGCCGTCGAGGCAGGGGCTCGACAGGAACGGGCTCCGTCGCACCGGGGGCGTCCGCACGCCCAGCTCCCGCGCGATCGCCTCGCAAAGCGCCTGCGTCTCGGGCTCGACGTCCGCCGCCGAGTCCCGGAGCCGCCGCATCCGGCCCTGCCGGACCAGCATCCGCGCCAGCAGGAACAGCGTCCCGACGCCCCACCCCGCCAGGCCGACCGCCGCGATCGCGTCGCGAGGGAGCGACCTTTCGACGACCACCGGGGACGCCGGGAGGGACGCGGGGAGCGGGGTGAACGGCTCCGTCGGCAGGGGAGCGATCGTGAACCGGACGTCGGTGTACGGCGGCTCTGAGGAGGGAGGAGCCGGGATGAACGGCGACGACGACGAAAAGGGCAGGGGACGCGCGGCTTCGGCCGTCGGCCATCGCAGGGCGAGGCCCTCGAAGCCCATCGCCGAGAACGTGATCGAGACGGCCGGGCCGAGGAGGACCGCCGCCAGGGTCGCGCGGTAGACGGCCGATTGCAGCGCCGGCCCCCGCGATCGCGCCCAGCGCCCGGCGGCCAGGCCCAGCAGCAAGAGCGCCGAGGACTGCGCCAGCCAGGTCAGGCCGAAGCCCGTCGCGGCGCGGACGGCGTCCAGCAAAATCGCGTCGCTCATTTCGACCTCCCTTCGCCGTCCCGGCGGGTCTCGTCGATCAGCTTCCCGAGTTCGTCCAGCTCCTTGCGGGTCAGCCCGTCGTTCTTGATGAGGTGCGCGACCAGGCTGCCGGCGTCGCCGCCGAAGACCCGCTCCAACAGGTCGCGAGCGGCCGTCCGCTTGACGCGATCCTCCTTCAGCTTCGCGAAGAAGAGGAACGTCCGGCCGTCGGCCTCGTGCCCGGCCGCCCCCTTGGCCTCAAGCTGGCGGAGGAGCGTCTGCACCGTGCTGTGCGCGACCGGCTCGCGATCGTTGAGCGCGTCGGTGATCTCCCGGGCGCTGGCCTTCCCCCGGTCCCACAGCACCTGCATGATCCGGAACTGCATCCGGCCCAGTTGCGTCTCGCCCATCACGGGTCCCTCCCGGAGCCTCGGTTATCCACCCAAGTAGATTTACTCAGGTAGACAATCTTGTCAAGGGGTGCGGGGGATTCCGAAGACGCCGGCGCGGGAGTTCAGAACGTCTTGGCAGCTTCCGTCGGGTGCTGATACGATGGGCTGGAAGTTTCGGCGTCGAAACGAAGACGCCGGGATGGAGATGTGGACGAGGGACCGTCATCCCGACGGACTCCACCGAGGACGGGGAGAGGTGAACATGGTCGGGCCGATCCGATGGTCTGCGGCGTGTCGAGCGGGCTGGACGGCGGTCGCGCTGGCGACCTTGGCGGTCGGCTTCGGCGCGGGCCGGGCCCGGGCCCAGGAGCCCGCCCCCAAAGCCGAGCCGCCCAAGGCCGACGCCCCCGAAGCGAACGTTCCCAAGGCCGACGCCCCGGCGGCGGCGCTCAAGCCGGACGTGACGGAGCTGTACAACCGCCCCGGCGACGACCCCCCGAAGCCGTTCGTGCCGCAGAACCCCCAGACGGTCGAGGACCGCAAGCGGATCGAGGCCGTCCGGCTCTACACCGCGGCGCGGGCGCTGGAGGACCGTCGGGCGTTCGCCGACGCCGCCGACGCGCTCCTGGAGGCCTACAAGCTCGACCCCGATTCGGTGGCGATCGCCCGACGGCTGAGCCGGCTCTACGTCGGCCCGCTGGCCCGGCCCGACCTCGCCGTCGACTACGGCAAGCGCGCCCTGGCCGCCGACCCCTCGGACTCCGAGACCCTCGAACGCCTGTTCCAGTTCCATCTCCAGCGCAACGACCTGCGGGCCTGCGAAGCGCTGCTGCAAGAGGTGCTCGCCAATCCCAAGCTGGAGGCCCACGCGCCGGCGCGGACGGTCGCCTGGTTCGACCTGGGGAGGCTCTACTCCTCCGGCCTGAACGAGCCGGAGAAGGCGGCCGACGCCTACGCCAAGGTCATGGCCGAGCTCGACGACAAGGCCTCGATGAAGCTCGC includes:
- a CDS encoding BlaI/MecI/CopY family transcriptional regulator codes for the protein MGETQLGRMQFRIMQVLWDRGKASAREITDALNDREPVAHSTVQTLLRQLEAKGAAGHEADGRTFLFFAKLKEDRVKRTAARDLLERVFGGDAGSLVAHLIKNDGLTRKELDELGKLIDETRRDGEGRSK